Within the Takifugu flavidus isolate HTHZ2018 chromosome 20, ASM371156v2, whole genome shotgun sequence genome, the region GAAATCATTGAATTTAAGGTCCGGGTCCCAGAGCACCAAgtactgtatatacagtacGTATGTTTATTTGACGATAATCAGCTAGAGGTGCTACACCCACCTTCGCCACAATGACGGGTACCGTTGAAACAGGGGGGCGCTGTTTCACTACTTTAAATAAATTTGTAATGCAACGAAAAAACGGTGAGCTTAGTTCTTAAAAAGAACTAAAATTAAATTCGTTCTAATAAGATCATGAgccactttttgtttttttgaaatgCTCAAGTAGTGTTACCAGGTCGTTTAATCTACATCTTTGTTTGGTTGTTGCTGAGCGATGCCAAGAATGGTGGAAGGCCCTCATCACAAATCCAACAAtccagctggtgtgtgtgggttttctaaaaatatttagatttgatcctttcttttttttaatctagcAATCCCATAACCATCTTACAAAACACTCAGACATTGCTTATGCAAACAGCTTTTGTGTCTCCACATACATCAGTATGACAATAGGCTGAAATCTGTAATAGTTTTAATGGAATTATTGTGGGTAGAATCAGGGTCACCCTGTCTGAGAGTAGTGTAGATGCAAGGCCAGccctcattcacacacacacacacacacacacacacacacacacacacacacacacacacacacacgtactgtgCATACAAAGCTTCGATCTGCTTTAGTTGTATAAGCAGGGTTAGAGATTATTGTTGGAAGGGCAGGCAGACAGTCGTGACTTTAAAGTGCGTAATGTCAAAGAACAGACCCGACGCCCCATTTCTATTAGTCTTTACAATAATTAGTCTTCTTTTCAGACATTCTTAAGAGATTTTACCCTCACACTAAtggcaaaaggaaaataatgtgGTGTAACATTAAAATTTGCTATTTAACTCTTGGATAAaggcacagaggggaagtgcacgTGATCCATTCCGGTCCTGGCCTCGTCACCGAGTCTCCATCCTTGACTGTGCtacttttctcctcttctatTCTAAATAAATGTCAAGCTCTCTTCCGTGCTGAGTGGTGCAGAGAATGGGAGGATTGGATGCTGTGGAAAGTGGGTCTTGTGAATGTAGGTCTccgagacagtgtgtgtgtgggtaaagCAGGCTTACAGTAGTAATCCTCTTCACAGACACCCATCTGACTAGCAACAGGACGAGGTCCAGACAGACGCATGCACACTGGCGCGCGCAGATAAAGGGTTTGTCAGGAGGGAAATCTCACCCGTTACgtcttttttaaaggaaaaaacccacacacaatAGTTCATTAATGGGTCATCGTATTACGACTTTCCTCTCAATATGTCCAAAATATCTCAAAATGGTGCTTTAATTATGTGTTCAGTGTGGTTATGATGCTTGCATTTAAGCTTTAAAATCAGAAATATAATAAAAGGGCTCCTCCAGGAAGCCAGGCAGTTTTTATTGGTTCCTGAAATTTGTCATTACCGCTTCCCGTCTGTGATGTCATCGGCCCGTTAATGACAGAGGTAGAGAGACTTTCATCCAAAAATaaccttgaaaaaaaaaagaaaggaagaaaaaaaacaggcaattTTAAAAGGCATAATGAGCCTGTAAGAACAAAGGCAATGAGTTATGACTCTGTTGGAGTCTGACTCATTTAGTCTCCGAAGGAAACGTTCTAACGATCCCCGACGTGACATCAAAGCCTGTCAGCGTCGCAAATCAAAGCACTGTTGACTGTGGAGGTCTGATAATGGAAACGCGCTCCTCAGCAAAACTCAATTCAAAGTTTTACAGACGCAAATCCGATATTCTGCCGGCTCAGACACAAGACGagacaaggggaaaaaaatcatatttgtatctttttttaattatttttgtcGTTTCTTTGTTTTGCATTATATTAAGCAAAGTgcatcttgttttctttttctcatcaACACATTGCACAATACATAAATAATGATGCATATAAAACGTCTTCATATTTACaattaataatatatttatatataacattaaaatacattttttttcactTCTTACTTTAATTAAATCTTAGTCGTTTAACAAACATAGTCCGTCAGAGTCCTTCTTTTAAAGTGTTCCTGCTCTGTGAACCACCGGAACCCCCGTTAAAAAGTGGGTGGAGTCTCGTGTGAGGGAGGGCGAGAGGAGGATGCGGGCGGCTGCTATCGGGTGTTGAAAATGACCTCCAGCCAGCACGGGCAGCTGCTGATGAACTGTCTGGTGTAGCACTGTCCCCAGCCCTTCACAAAGCTTATCTGAACCGTGAAGCCCGTCCGAGGCTGCTGCGTGAACTCGTGGTCGTTCGGCCTCTGCAGGCTGCCGGCCTTGTCATAGTCAAAAGCTTTGATGGAGAATCCGGGGAACACCTTGTGAACCAGCAGCGTGCGCGTGTCCGGGTTGTCCAGTGTGGCCGACTTGATGAAGATGGGATAGCAGCTGCGGTTGTAGACCCACACCCCGTCCGGCTCACGCGTCAGCTGGATGCCGTAGCCGATTTTCGCCCGCACCATCTGCACAAGCTGGGACTTGTTTTCGGAGCATAGCTGACCCAGGCAAAAGCCGTTCCCCTGAGGTAGATCATAGAAGATGTCCAGAGAGGCCTCCTGGACTGAGTAGAGGCGCCCGACGCGTGTCTTCTCCTCCCAGTAGGCGACCACGCACCAATGGGCCCGATCACCAGACTCCTGCATTGCCAGGGAATCTGAAGGAGACAGAAGGGGAGGAGATGGTCAGATCGGCACGGAGGCAGACGGAGAAAACAAAGCTTTACAGGTGTAAAGACGAGGGACAAGAGGAGCGGATAAAGAAGTGCTGAGATGACCAGAGAAATGTGTGGCTCCGTGATGATAAAATCAAATCACCGCTAAAGCCTTTGAGAGGCCTTTTGAGGCTGGTCTACATGCAACCAAGGGTAAACTGCAGCACGTGCGACGTTGTGGTGGAACAAACACGAAAGCCATCAAACACTTTTCCTGCgcacaaatgcaaaaacaaagacaacaacTATTAATTGCACGTTCTCGGCCCGACCCCGAGTCTTCTAAATCcctgtgaaaagaaaaacttcTTCCTTATCCCTTAAATTCTGCCGTAAAGGAAAACCACGCTGGAATTCCTGGAGCACAGACAAGAGAAGCAACTCCGAGACACTGGCGGGCAAGTGTCCACACGCAGTACAATATTTACCCAGGCATTAAATGCTTATCATCTGTCTGGCTCGCTGTATTTTTGTAGCGACGCAGCCAACAACACGCTGACGTCAACCGACAGCCCAGACTGTCTCTCTACGAAGCCCTGCAGCAGGAGACTGGAAACCATCTTAGACATACAAGGGTCCCATAAACACGCAAACTGTTCCCAACTATGGTGGAGCACGTGGCGCAGAGGCCGGCCGCTCCACCCAGCGTGGCGGTGCCTGAGTCGTTGACACGGCTGTCTAAAGTTTCCCCTGAGCATAAAAGAAGTGTAGCTTTGGCCCTGCTCCAGTTTCCAGTCCCAACACCCCTCCCTCCTGTGTGCCTCTCCCCCCCTTCATATCTCTATTCTACAGAAATCTGGCTCCCAGCTACTTCCAGCTAACAAAGTGGGAGCCAGTCAGGCGCGAGGGAAATggagggagacggagggagCGCGAGGGGAAAGACAGAGGGGGCGGTGcaaggaagagaaggaatgcTTTACGCATATTTCGGCTATTACTTTAGCAACTTTGCTTCCTTTCCTGACGTTCTTTAGCGCCTCCCGTGCTTCCAGGGGTCGTCAACTGATTGTTATAGCGTCTGTCAGCGCGGCGCGCACGCAAGCACTCTGGGCCCGCCCCGATGAAAGACGCATTCAAAGGTTAAGGCAGCTCTAGGAAAGGGAAATACATGTGCGAGGGGAAAAAATTAACAGAGCCCCATTTCAGTTCCCATCAgacagagaccccccccccccatctggcGGTGGCTGTGAATGTAACTGGTAATTTGGAAGTCCCGTCTGAGACAAACTGCGACGTTAATGCGGTAGGATCTCTGCAGGCCCTCGCGAACTCACCGCGGCCTGTCATTAGCCTTCATTAGACACAAGGAGGGGGGTGGGAGACAAcactgggagaggagagagagagagagagagagagggagggaagggaatgGGGGGCTGAAAGCATGCCTTCCATAAAACAAGAGGGGCTGTGTTCTTTGAAGTTGGTCAGAGCCGAGCCTCAGGGAGTATATCGTAAATCCGTCCTCTCGGGGTGCTGGGGGGAATTTCAGTACCCAGCTATCTCCTTTAGACTAAATGCAGGGGGAAGAGGCATTTATCTTGGAGATAAGAGACAGAACAAGTCTTTTGTGTCTCCAGGCTGGTGTCAGCCGGAGCCTCCGATCCCAGCGTGAGCTTTGCTCTCCGGTTTGCTTTGCGTGCAGGAACAGCCGGGATTGATAAGGAGCGAAGATGCGTCGGGCTTCCTTAACAGCTGACAGAGGGCCTGCTGGCAGAGCTCACCTGTGAGGCCCCCATGTATGTTTGCTATTGCTGAGAGAGACAGGGCCTGGCGTCAGAGGTCATTAGAGCAGGCTGCCTGTCTGAGCCTGTCATTGCAGCCTGAAAACACCCTGCTATTCAGGACGGCACTGGCTGCCCCGCTTCCCCTCCCTCGTCGCCTCTCCCCTCTGAAACTCAGACTGGTAGGAAGTGGGTACCGCAGAGGGGAGAAGAAGGAGCCGGGGATGAAAGGAAAGGGCTGAGGAGCGGCTGAAAAACAGCAGAGCCAGTTGCAACCTGATCGTCTCCTCTGTTGGGCCCTCCCATACTGGTTAACACGGTTCAAAGTCAGCCTTCCCAGCCTTGCAATgcctgcattttttttctgttagaaTTCTACCCGCACGGCAAACGCAGATTACCGTGACATCACACGGATACTATTTTTATCGGTAGTCTTTTCAAGCGCCGCGGTTAGATAAGAGACCGTCAGGCTCAAACTGGTCCTGCAGGTAAACAAAagttttgtgggggtttttttgtttgaagcgCTTTGTCTGTTAGCAGAGACAGAGCCAGACGGGCAGGGCTGCTCCGCCTGCGGAGCCTCGCGAAGCCCAGCGGGGGGGCCCGCACCTCCTGAGCCGCGCCGCCGTCACCGCACACGGACACACAGCTGAGCGACGCCCGGTTGTCTCCATTAACtgagttttaatttttaatctgctctagtttgggttttttttcccccagcctGCGTCCGCGGCGCCTCGAGTTACCGACTGACACTATTTGAGGTGATCGtcgctcaggtgtgtgtgtcagacggCGTCGTCTGTCCTGTCACCTCTGGCCCCCTGGACAATTACGTGGCTGCCTGTGGTGTCTGTCTCTGCATCTGTCTGGATGTCTGCCTATCAGTGCATTAGTGCGTCTATCAGGCTCTGCCCCCACCTGCCCGTCTGGCCTGGCTGGGTGTCTCAGGCTTCTCCTTGCTGGAGATAAGCAGCCTTGCTGGCAGCCCCAGGCCATCTGTCACCGCGGCCCTTTTTCGTCCTGCTGTGCCCCAGTCAGTTGTCTCAGTCTGGAGTGCCCCAcaataacccccccaccccccacccccctcccccagagacaaaaaacaaataaagactTTCCTTGTTTGTCCATTACGCGCCATAAAGAACACTCTCTCGGACGTGGGAGACGCAGGAGCAGCTAAGTGTACGGCGCATCATGTGACCAGAGATAACCGCCATCGTTAAAGGGGCTTTACAAAATGTGAAGAAATGCACAAATTGTTAGCGACAAAGAAAAACTACAACCCCCCCACTGTTCTCTAGGCATTTAACAGATGATCAGCTTATGCTCTGCTAGGTAGGGGGTGGgcgagagggggaggggctgttAATATCCGctattaaataaacatttatgtGAAAAACCTAGAGTGTAAACAGGCTGATTTGGCAACTGGACACAAACCGCGAGCTCCCCCGCGGATCTCAACGGCCCGCAGTCTTTGAGAGCGGACGCCATATTAGCCGAGACAATCGGACATGCGTGAAGGGAGGAGGGGCGGCCAGAAAGacagggggaaggagggggagggcgaTGACAGACTGGGTGCTTCTCTCAGGGCCAGGAACACAGTCTGGAAAGGTTAATCATTACCTCTGTCTGACTCCGCGCGCACACGCCAGTTCACTGCTATACTTAGAGGGCAGCACATTCACAGAGGAACACACctagacacacacgcacgcacacacacacactcaaccttCACTCCTGGACACAACACTATCAACGTCAGTAAATAGTGAGGAGGCTCCTGAGGACTGTCTCGCattgatccgtgtgtgtgtgtgtgtgtgtgtgtgcgcgcgcaatGACCCTGTTGACAACACAAGcgcgggcgcacacacacacacacacacacacacacacacacacacacacacacagcgggaGGGGACAGGAatgaaaaaagggaagaagggaCTCGTCGCGGTGCCTTATTTTCTGAGTCAACACCCACTCTGGAGCTGAGGAAAGTCTATTccaaaggtcaagggtcaacCCCGAGCCATTCCGCTCGTTCTCGCCTTAAACGTTCGGCCCCGAGCGCGTCCCCGGTAGTGACGCCCGCAGCATTTATCTCTCTGTGTTCGGAAAAAGTGTGTAGTGCGATTGATTTCTGTTAGTTAACAGCCTCCGAAAGAGTCTGTTGCCTGTGTTCCAGTTCTTCGGTGTCAGGAAATCCGATGACGGGCGACTCATTCCAAGTGTCATTATCCCGCATCAATATAACAACGCGGTCACGGGTGCGCAGGGCCAACGACTGCGCATGGACGGTTTGCCTATTCCTTACTGTTGCGTTGGATGATTTGAATTGTGTTCGCCGAGCCTTTTAAAGAGCCACGGAGAAGCGACAGCATCACTTATTAAAGGgaaacacaggcacacagacgGCTGCAGACAGAGGAAGTACCTCTTTAGGTGGCAGTTACATAAGACAACATGAAGGCCAccgctcctctacctcccccaGGTCTCAGGAAACCTAAATATGCCCTAATGGCAGGAAACCCTCACAGGGAAATGGCGTGGGTTCGCTATCTACAGATCTGCCGCCTCTTGCAGGGGCAGAGACGGGGAGAACGAGCTGCGGACACGCCATCTCTAACGTGAACCATCCGGCCCCAATCGGAGAGAAGATAAAGCGGAGAAATGTTTTCCTACAGCCTCCACCGATGGTGTAATTTTCTCTGACTGGATGTCTCTGCTGTAATTACACGGTCCGCATGTCTTAACGCAGCCCGAGCCTCACGTCTCTGCAGTTTCAGATAAAACGTGGGGACGTTTCACGCTTACTTCTGCACTTTCTactgcagcagcacattttgGAGGACTTCTACTAGACTTTTTTTTCTGCCAGTGATAAATGATTCATTTCTCAGTAACTACCGCTGAGTTATTATTCCAACACTTCATCACACTGACACGCACGGTGGAGCAGATTTCCCAGGGTGACAGTACAAATAAACACAGGTTAGCTTGACGCCGGGTGCCAGACAGGCTGCGCTGACGTCATGAGATCACATTTGCAAGCACGGGCATCGCGGAGCCACGCGGCCTGGCCCGGTGGACGGGCCAGACGGGCTGACAGGAACAACCACACCGGAGCTAATAACAACACCACTAAGGCAGACAACCCACAGAGCCAGTTGTGCTCAGCCTGAGCTTTTGTCCTGTTATCAagaaaacacacctgtgtgtgtgtgtgtgtgtggttatacTGGACTGCAAACACTCGCACACACCTCTAGtcacacatgcacccacacaaAAGACAGAATGATGACATGAATGAGCAGACAGGAGGGTGGAGACACACAGGGGTTCTCACACAGGAATGTCTCTGCACTTATTTCCATTTCCGCAAAAGGAGgcatttctcctctttccttcttcaagctctcacacacactgaggtAATGTCAAattccactccccccccccaaaaaaaaagaaaaacaatgttaATCTTGTTCTGGGCTCCCCTCCAGCTCTGGCCCAGAGCCGAATCGGCATAACCCACCTTTCAATCAGCGCGTTAGAAAAACGCCTCTGTTGTGATGCTCCGAAATCACCAACGcaaacccccccaaacacacacgggGCCCCAGGCACATTTTCCTCCATCCTCCGCCATCCCAGTGTGCTGTTTTTTCGATTTGCGCAGCATAATGACACAGGGTGGGGAACAGAGGACAGCCAAAACCAAAATTAAGTCCCTTGCCAAGAGTCGGCTTGGCTGCCGTGCAAGGAAAGGAAGTGGGGAGTAATGAGAGATCCTGGCCCGGCACGGAGCAGCTCGGCTCAACGCACAGCTTCCAAATTACAGAGCGGAGCAGAACTGCCGGCCATACCTCCCTCCACCCAAAGCCGCCATCTTTGCTCACTCCTCACTGCTAAGTCGTCCCGTTTGGACAGAGGTATTTTTATTCCAAGGTACGTCTCATCCTAAGACGTACGTCTGCGGGCAAAACAAATGTTCTATTCTCCCCCCTGGTTGATGCACcccagtgtttgttttctgtcaccAAGAGGCCTCGGCTGCCTCCCCATCCGCTCGCCTTTTCCTCAAAGACATGAGGTCATATCCTGCGCGGCCCTTTCCTCTCCCCGCTAACCCAAACAAGTCAGGAATGCCTAAGGAGCGAGAGGAAGGGGGTGAGACGCGCAGGACCGGGGTCGTTCTGTTTCTAATTCGTTAGGGGGGAAAAACCCCAACCCTTGTAGGTAAAAGTGTCTGATTTTCAGAAGGAAATGGAATGCTTCTGGAATCATTTTCAGGGAATTTGTTCCAATAAAACTGTGGGAACAAGCAGGAATTGCCAAAACGCTCGTAAGTCGTGCTTTTGTTGGTCAACGCGAGATGTTTCTGCTGCCGGTTTAGCGATCTGCGCCTTGGCGAAACTCACAGAAAACAAGGCCGAGAAGCCAAACGCATGGAAAAGTTGTCCGTGCTCCTGGTGGGGCTGGAATGTAATTAGAAGCTGACTTCCTGTTCACAACaacggcagcaacagcaacattcGGATTTCATCTCGGCCCAAATCAGGTCGTTTCTTCCGCTTCCACATGACAGCAGAACTCGTCTGATTTAATGAGCCGAGGTGCCGAGACTAAATTTAATCTCCGTCAGAGCCCCTGATGAAGGTTATACTTCCAGCCGATTCACTGGATGACTAATTGACTGACTGAAGGGCTGGCAGACTGTCTGTCGAGTGAGGTGACTGCTCGCTGGTGTAAGAATACAACGCGGGCCTAAATTTAACCAGCAGTGGGAGGAAGCGCCTGTGTGACAGTCGGCCGTGAGCCAGGGCTCACACCGGGTCATTTtatctcaccccccccccggcttgttgtgtacgtgtgtgaaaaatgcatgtgtgtgcgtgcgtgtcaccGCAGCCTCACCGGATCCTCTTACACGCAAGCACTCTGGGTCAGTCCCCGATGGCACCAGCAGGCACgccacccacacacatgcacacacccacacacacacacgtctatAAACTAGCCTTCAAAGAGGACCAGGGTGTCCACACTATGGCTGAGTACTGGTCCTCAGAGGTTGGATTAAAATATGTCTGGTTTACAGGCAATAAGAATATGAGTAGAGATCAAATGATATTCATAATCTTAGATTTTAATTTTTCCCCAATGCTAAAAGGCAACTTGCAGTACCGCTATAGACCCTCGGGGGCAGTGTTGGACACTAACAGAGGAAGcgagacagaaaaagaacatCAACCTCTCATCTATAGCAGGAGTAAGCTGGTAGAAAAATGGCTCGATTGATTTGTCAACCCATTTCTGTCTCCTTCATTTCCAGACTTCACACATCCCTCCGAATGAAGCCATGCTACTGATCTGAGGGTCAAAGGCGTTAGGTCTGATCTTAGCGGACAAATATCCGTTCGAATGCTAGTCAAATATTACTCAACATGCTGCGGATTCATGACCAAACAATCCAGGGCTCTCTCTAATCCCATGTTCGGATCCCGTTGCctccctctcccgctctctctcctcgGTTCCCAGGTGAATCTAAAACCCGTCAGAACCGAGATCAGCACCTCGACACCCAGGCTCCAGGCCTCCGGCCACCagcccccactcctcctctctccgctctGTTCCAAGTTGATGACGTGAGCCAGCAAGAGCAGCTTTGGAGCTGGTAGCCTGGCAGGCAGCCTAGTTTGCATTTGTGCTTGTCGCTGTCGCCACTCGCTTAACTCCTTACAGGCTGGAGGGGCCGCGGTGAGAcggagaaaaggggggaagagGTTATCTCCTAACGATTCCTCTATGAGGGATGAATGAGTTGGGGGTAATTTGCAAGCCTGGCCAAGGTCAAATTTAAAAGAAGGTTGGACAGAGCAGCTTTTTTGTTCTCAAAGTTCCAGGAGTTCTGCtcacacaaagaacacaagtCTCGCTGGCTGAGTCTCCCCCCAGAGccaccctcctctctcccttcttcctctctgtaaaTATGTCTGGAGAAGAACATAAAAAGGGCAGAGCAAGTGAATTAGAAGGTCAGCAGCAGGCCTCGGGGAGAGCCATGTTTCTTTTGTCAGGGCCccagggggaagggggggtgggggtgtggaaGTAGCAATGGAGCagcttttgctttcttttttggGTACTGCCAGGGAAATCACTAGGGCAGAGCGCTTTGGCCGTTCTGCTTCGGGCTGTTCTGCCTCTTTCCGTAAGGAGGTCCATTCACTGGAGGGTCAGCCGCTGCCACCGTGTCGTCTTTGCCAGGAAGGAAAACAGGGGAGGGGTTGGGGGTTTGTGTGTATGGCTTGcagggagcaggagggagggagcgtgGGGGCACCTGTAAAGACTCAAGTTCTTGGGTTTCACTGTTTGAAATGGGTCTAAAATGTGTCTTAGGGGGTGCTTTAGGGCTGTTTCAGGGGCCCGACTTTACAGCACTTTTGACCCGgaacagacaaaaataaagaagttCCTAAACTTCCTGCACTTGCAACGCACCTGAAGGCCCGTGGCGCAACCATTTCAGCCACGGTGAAACCGCTGCCGAGACTTGGAGGAACCATTTCTCGCTATTTCTTGTCGATAAACCCAAGACGGTTGCGTCATGGCTGCAGATGAGACTATAAGGCTGGCGGGTTCGGGGGGAAAGGCCCCGCAATTGCAACAATCCCCAAGGTTGCACAAAGGGTTCATCTAACTGTTTATTGTCCACTTGACAGGTGGGAAAATTGTAGTCCTCTGTTCTGCTAAGCTTGCTACAGTTTCTTCCCCCATCTAAGGACATCTACATGCATGCAGGCGAGCTAACCCGCCACCCCCAAACAAAGGAGGGGAGAATGGGCAGCCAACACCAACTGACATAAAACAGGCTTTAAAGGCACAGTAATGAGAACCATCTGAGGACGGAACAGCACAGAGCAAAGCGAGGCGGCAGAGAGCAACCTCTTTTTCTCATCAACGCCATCTTATTCTGCAGCCTCGGGACAGGGCGCTGGGTGAGCAAGGCGAGGCTGCCAGAGGGGATTATGGGAGAAAACAGGGAAGCCTGAGACACATCCCGCATTGGAGATGACAGAGAGAAAGGCATCTCTCGGTTTCCTATCCACGCCCGACCCCAGAGGAGAGCTGTCCACACAGACATGGTGTACCCAAAAACAGACCCAAACAAACACTCGCATGTCAgttgaagacacacacacacacacacacacacacacacacacacacacacacactaacatttCTCATAATAGCGCACGCAGAGAGCAAATTCTCCAAACAACTCTTTGGCATGTTTGTCTTCCATTACAACATAACACGGAAAGGCACGAGATGAGGAAGGGATGAGACGAggaaaggggagaggaagagaggagcgtTGTTCAAAGAGCCAGAAGGGAGGAATTTTATGTGGATGTGGGAGAAATACACCAcccacccttttttttattacagagGGGAAGCAGGGGCCCCACAATCACTGCCTCATCATCACAAGTATGGAGGGGAGATGTGAGCTGGGGGGAAGgtgcagaagaaggaaaagaaaacaggggaacgaggaaaaaaacaggagagtGAAGACAAGGAAGCAATGCATACCTGAGAGCCCCACAGGGGCCGAGTATGTCGTTCCCCCAGTGTCACTGGATGAAGGTCCAGAGTCTGGAGAATctaaaaggaggagagagactgTGAATTAGCAttggtgtgtttgaatgtgtgtgtgtgtgtgtgtgtgtgtgcgacggGAGGCAAAGCAACAGCTGCGAGTCTGTCAATCAATCCTGTGAAATCAATGCCTGATGAAGACGCTGACGACGGAGCTCGCGCTCTCGCACAGCGAGAGGACTTACAGAGGCGAGTTCCTTACACCCCTGATAATCCCCCATAATCCACTGCTTCAAGAGGAATGTTAGCCTCACAACTCTGCACAGACGGGCTGCTCATCTGGAAAGAGACGTATTCTTTTGGCTGATGGCTGAGGTGAAGGGTTCTGGGTGGGAGACTTCTGATCCCCTCTCAGTAATCAAACACAGACATTAGACGGCTGCAGCGCCACATTCGGAGTCTCGCCGCATAATTCCCGCTCACTTCGCTGAAAATATCTATAAATCCGGCCCTAATTGGAAACCACCGGCCGTTTAAAGGGTATTCTTGGCTACTTTGGCTGAAAAAAGGGAGTCTTGAGGGCAGATTTTCCTCACAAAGAGACAAGAGAAAATGACTCCCCCTTCCACCCTCTTTGCATGTGAATGCGTCGCTCCCACCGAGGCCCTTGATGTGAGCTCTTCTCAACATGGCACCTGAATAGAGCTCAACAAAGAGCCCGTGTCAGTGGTCTGCCCTCGTATTCACCAGCGACGCTCTAATTTGCAGCAGCATTGCCGGCTAGAGTTGACATCTGTCTTATTGGCCTCGTGTCTGACCGGGCGGAGCCACAGAAGGTCTGAAGTGAAGACTGGACGTCCCCGCGTGGACGGTGCCGGCGTGGCGTTTGCCAAGCCTGCCTGCCGCCAGCCCTGCGCCCGGGCAGCAGATCACAGCTGAACCGCAGGCTCCAACAGGAGaatcggggagggggggggagggggcaaacAGCGCGTGATTTATATTCCCCAGAGCTGAAAACAAGGCTGCATTTTACGTCTGGGCCGCTTTCATATCgaccgctgccgccgccgcccgctGCTGCCGGAGCGGACGGGCACCCTGGCACGCACAGccgcacttcctgctgctcgcCGCCGCCATAAAACCGTCGTGGCAGACTCCGGCGTTTTCCCGCGTCGTGCCGATTTCCACGGGCTGAGACGGCGTACCTAAAGTTAACTATGCAGGATTTTCTGA harbors:
- the smad7 gene encoding mothers against decapentaplegic homolog 7 isoform X1, with amino-acid sequence MFRTKRSGLVRRLWRSRAPVEGDGETDRGTHGSGGCCMGKTTKVAKSNAGSEAELKALTHSILKKIKEKQLEALLQAVESKGGARSPCLLLPGKVDAKVGQQSYSLPMLLYKVFRWPDLRHSSELKRLSCCESYGKINPELVCCNPHHMSRLCELESPPPPYSRYPMDYLKPPDSPDSGPSSSDTGGTTYSAPVGLSDSLAMQESGDRAHWCVVAYWEEKTRVGRLYSVQEASLDIFYDLPQGNGFCLGQLCSENKSQLVQMVRAKIGYGIQLTREPDGVWVYNRSCYPIFIKSATLDNPDTRTLLVHKVFPGFSIKAFDYDKAGSLQRPNDHEFTQQPRTGFTVQISFVKGWGQCYTRQFISSCPCWLEVIFNTR
- the smad7 gene encoding mothers against decapentaplegic homolog 7 isoform X2 — protein: MFRTKRSGLVRRLWRSRAPVEGDGETDRGTHGSGGCCMGKTTKVAKSNAGSEAELKALTHSILKKIKEKQLEALLQAVESKGGARSPCLLLPGKVDAKVGQQSYSLPMLLYKVFRWPDLRHSSELKRLSCCESYGKINPELVCCNPHHMSRLCELDSPDSGPSSSDTGGTTYSAPVGLSDSLAMQESGDRAHWCVVAYWEEKTRVGRLYSVQEASLDIFYDLPQGNGFCLGQLCSENKSQLVQMVRAKIGYGIQLTREPDGVWVYNRSCYPIFIKSATLDNPDTRTLLVHKVFPGFSIKAFDYDKAGSLQRPNDHEFTQQPRTGFTVQISFVKGWGQCYTRQFISSCPCWLEVIFNTR